A stretch of the Capsicum annuum cultivar UCD-10X-F1 chromosome 8, UCD10Xv1.1, whole genome shotgun sequence genome encodes the following:
- the LOC107879058 gene encoding uncharacterized protein LOC107879058: MSQSAIDYVFKWVEAVESLTNDARVVLKFVKKNILSRFGTPRAIISAGGTNFINTWFKNLFAKYCVRHKVATAYHPQTSGQRKDWAEKLDDALWAYRTAYKTPIETSPYRLVYGKACHLLVELEHQAYWAVRKLNFEMKVAGKKRLLQLNELDEFRLHAYENAKLYKEKT; this comes from the exons ATGTCGCAATCAG CAATTGACTATGTCTTTAAATGGGTGGAAGCTGTGGAGAGTCTGactaatgatgcaagagtggtgctgaaatttgtgaagaagaatATACTTTCCAGATTTGGTACACCAAGAGCAATAATCAGTGCCGGAGGTACGAATTTTATTAACACTTGGTTCAAAAATCTTTTTGCTAAATATTGTGTTAGGCACAAGGTTGCCACTGCATACCATCCCCAAACTAGTGGACAG AGAAAAGATTGGGCGGAGaagctagatgatgcactttgggcTTACCGAACAGCTTACAAGACGCCCATTGAGACATCTCCATATCGTTTGGTATATGGTAAAGCGTGTCATCTTCTTGTGGAGTTGGAACACCAAGCATATTGGGCTGTAAGGAAGCTAAATTTTGAGATGAAGGTCGCGGGGAAGAAAAGGTTATTACAACTGAATGAGCTTGATGAGTTTAGGCTCCATGCCTATGAAAATGCCAAACTATACAAGGAGAAGACCTAA